A region from the Altererythrobacter sp. H2 genome encodes:
- the tnpB gene encoding IS66 family insertion sequence element accessory protein TnpB (TnpB, as the term is used for proteins encoded by IS66 family insertion elements, is considered an accessory protein, since TnpC, encoded by a neighboring gene, is a DDE family transposase.) yields the protein MIALPPTTRVWLACGATDMRKGMCGLAVMAQEVLKQSPHSGAVFAFRGKRGDLVKLLWYDGQGLCLFSKRIDRGKFVWPMTQTGVAHLSAAQLSMLLEGVDWRRPERTWRPALAG from the coding sequence GTGATCGCGCTGCCACCCACGACGAGAGTGTGGCTCGCCTGCGGCGCGACCGATATGAGGAAGGGGATGTGCGGGCTCGCGGTGATGGCGCAGGAGGTGCTGAAGCAGAGTCCGCACTCTGGCGCCGTCTTCGCCTTTCGGGGCAAGCGCGGCGATCTCGTCAAGCTGCTCTGGTATGACGGCCAGGGCCTGTGTCTGTTTTCGAAGCGGATCGACCGCGGCAAGTTCGTGTGGCCGATGACCCAGACGGGCGTCGCACACCTCAGCGCCGCCCAGCTTTCGATGCTCCTGGAAGGCGTCGACTGGCGTCGCCCCGAGCGGACCTGGCGGCCGGCGTTGGCGGGCTGA
- a CDS encoding DUF2231 domain-containing protein: MTSVLRFFASLALFLSATVAFAHGDEKHGGEEARPAASEVAHAQPGHDMEATGSAAISNEAVEGHDDEQAQSEGIIGVLKSLHPATVHFPIALFLMAALTELFVMSHRTPEREAAVRIMIFGGAAGGVLAALFGWIHTGLWFGGDFVMQVHRWNGMLIAVLGIAAAWIAYRASGSRAALRALLFPIAALLIVQGFMGGELAHGLNHFKL; encoded by the coding sequence GTGACTTCCGTTCTCCGCTTTTTCGCCAGCCTGGCCCTCTTCCTCTCGGCAACGGTTGCGTTCGCGCACGGTGACGAAAAGCACGGCGGCGAAGAGGCGCGTCCAGCGGCAAGCGAGGTCGCCCATGCTCAGCCCGGGCACGATATGGAGGCAACGGGAAGCGCTGCGATTTCGAATGAAGCCGTGGAAGGTCACGATGACGAGCAGGCTCAGAGCGAAGGTATCATCGGCGTTCTCAAGAGCCTGCATCCGGCAACGGTCCACTTTCCGATAGCGCTCTTCTTGATGGCCGCGCTTACCGAGCTGTTCGTTATGTCCCACCGTACACCCGAACGTGAAGCGGCCGTAAGGATCATGATCTTTGGCGGCGCTGCGGGAGGTGTCCTCGCCGCCCTCTTCGGGTGGATACACACTGGCCTGTGGTTCGGCGGCGATTTCGTCATGCAAGTCCACCGCTGGAACGGCATGCTGATTGCTGTCCTGGGCATTGCAGCAGCCTGGATTGCTTACCGCGCTTCAGGTTCGCGCGCTGCTCTGCGCGCATTGCTTTTTCCGATTGCCGCATTGCTCATTGTTCAAGGCTTCATGGGTGGAGAGCTCGCCCACGGACTCAATCATTTTAAGCTCTAA
- a CDS encoding PilZ domain-containing protein encodes MLPQAATLYTSQKSDDRRASPRRSLEFGFDTGPSSTRTRVVILDISKTGLRLQSSTHFNIGDKIQLELPETDTLGSSIVWTDGDQYGVKFERPIPQAAVSAVILGAPAFPPGEGTPKLNRLRERPPVQPAPNWLVYTMVALTSAAVVAFIYVLLNLMPIGI; translated from the coding sequence ATCCTACCGCAAGCGGCTACACTTTACACTTCGCAGAAGTCGGACGATCGCCGCGCATCCCCCCGACGAAGCCTGGAGTTCGGCTTCGATACTGGCCCTTCAAGTACGAGGACCCGAGTAGTCATTCTCGACATCTCGAAGACGGGTCTGCGCCTGCAATCATCGACCCATTTCAATATTGGCGACAAAATCCAGCTTGAGTTGCCGGAAACAGACACGCTCGGTTCCAGCATCGTGTGGACAGATGGCGATCAATACGGCGTGAAGTTCGAACGGCCCATTCCTCAGGCCGCCGTGAGTGCCGTAATCCTGGGAGCGCCGGCATTCCCGCCTGGTGAAGGCACGCCGAAGCTCAATCGACTTCGAGAACGTCCACCTGTCCAGCCAGCGCCGAACTGGTTGGTCTATACTATGGTAGCCCTGACGTCGGCGGCGGTGGTTGCTTTCATCTACGTGCTGCTGAATCTCATGCCAATCGGCATTTAA
- a CDS encoding copper resistance protein B, whose product MRLLVAMLFVSTAAPAIAQDHSGHAMPSAQSPAQTECEKEAERHRAMGHSVPEGACAPKAQPTEPAQDGHTGMDHSQMDHSQMDHSQMQGMDHSTMDHSKMEGMDHSAMGHKNTQQPEQTTMDHGAMGHGTMDMTPIPEGAPPAAAGSGPPRAADAIWGADAMRASRNALRTENGGMKVFWFQGDRAEYRAREDSDGYLWDVQGYYGGDTDKFWFKSEGEGAFGEQLESAEIQGLWSHAIGPWWDLQVGVRQDLTGPERTHAVIGVQGLAPYTFELDAAAFLSNKGDLTASVEGELDQRITQRLLLQPRAEVSLSAQDIPELGIGAGLDSVELGLRLRYEIAREFAPYIGVEQEWKVGQSADYARLAGEDPSVTNYVVGVRFWF is encoded by the coding sequence ATGCGCCTGCTTGTCGCCATGCTCTTCGTGAGCACCGCCGCCCCCGCTATCGCACAGGACCATTCGGGCCACGCGATGCCTTCCGCGCAATCACCTGCTCAGACCGAATGCGAAAAAGAGGCCGAACGCCACCGCGCTATGGGCCATTCGGTGCCTGAGGGGGCGTGTGCGCCCAAAGCGCAACCAACCGAACCTGCGCAGGACGGCCATACCGGCATGGACCATTCTCAAATGGACCATTCCCAGATGGACCATAGTCAGATGCAGGGCATGGACCACTCCACCATGGATCATTCCAAGATGGAAGGCATGGACCATTCCGCGATGGGCCATAAAAACACGCAGCAACCCGAACAGACAACCATGGATCACGGTGCGATGGGGCACGGTACCATGGACATGACACCCATCCCGGAAGGGGCGCCTCCGGCTGCGGCAGGATCGGGTCCGCCACGCGCTGCCGATGCGATCTGGGGTGCCGATGCCATGCGAGCCTCGCGCAATGCCCTTCGCACCGAGAACGGCGGCATGAAGGTGTTCTGGTTCCAGGGCGACCGCGCTGAATATCGCGCGCGAGAAGATAGCGATGGCTATCTTTGGGACGTGCAGGGCTACTACGGTGGCGATACCGACAAATTCTGGTTCAAGAGCGAGGGCGAAGGCGCCTTCGGGGAACAGTTGGAGTCCGCCGAGATACAGGGACTTTGGAGCCACGCGATCGGACCGTGGTGGGATCTTCAGGTTGGCGTCCGGCAGGATCTGACCGGTCCCGAGCGCACCCATGCCGTCATCGGTGTGCAGGGTTTGGCACCCTATACTTTTGAACTCGATGCAGCCGCTTTTCTGTCAAACAAGGGCGACCTGACTGCAAGTGTAGAAGGCGAGCTTGACCAGCGCATCACGCAGCGCCTTCTCCTGCAACCTCGGGCTGAGGTAAGTCTTTCTGCTCAGGACATTCCCGAGCTCGGCATCGGTGCGGGCCTGGATTCGGTCGAACTGGGGCTGCGCCTCCGTTACGAAATCGCTCGCGAGTTCGCCCCGTACATCGGGGTAGAGCAGGAATGGAAAGTTGGCCAGAGCGCGGACTATGCGCGTCTCGCAGGGGAAGATCCCAGCGTGACGAACTACGTCGTCGGTGTCCGATTCTGGTTCTGA
- a CDS encoding IS3 family transposase (programmed frameshift) — MARKRYTPEQVIAMLREAEVRLSQGEKVGAISRSLGISEQSYYRWRREYGGLKVSQARRLKDLEKENQRLRKAVSDLTLDALILKEGCRGKVLSPSRRRLAIDHVQEVLDVSERRACKVVGQHRSTQRKLPTPPADEKPLTAAIIRLAQQYGRYGYRRITALLRNEGWLVNAKRVERIWRREGLKVPQKQPKRGRLWFNDGSCVRLRPQYPGHVWSYDFVMDRTHDGKAFRMLTVIDEHSRQCLAIHVQRKLKSDDVLAVLTELFQRHGPPDHIRSDNGAEFTAHAVRDWLGRIGVKTLYIEPGSPWENGYNESFNGKLRDELLNGEIFYTLKEAVILIERWRIHYNTIRPHSSLGYQPPAPQTILPRPARLPYATLQAAQQGDHNRRNSNITGGPP, encoded by the exons ATGGCACGGAAGAGATACACGCCAGAACAGGTTATTGCGATGCTGCGAGAGGCCGAGGTTCGGCTGTCGCAGGGGGAGAAGGTCGGTGCGATCAGCCGATCGCTTGGGATCTCTGAGCAGAGTTACTACCGCTGGCGACGTGAGTATGGCGGCCTGAAGGTCAGCCAGGCTCGGCGTTTGAAGGATCTCGAGAAGGAGAATCAGCGGCTCAGGAAAGCGGTGTCCGATCTCACTCTCGATGCTCTGATCCTGAAGGAGG GTTGTCGAGGGAAAGTACTGAGCCCTTCACGACGACGGCTGGCCATCGATCATGTGCAGGAGGTGCTGGATGTATCCGAGCGCCGTGCCTGCAAGGTCGTTGGCCAGCACCGCTCGACCCAGCGCAAGCTGCCTACACCACCAGCAGACGAGAAGCCGCTGACGGCTGCGATCATCCGGCTGGCCCAGCAATATGGTCGCTATGGTTATCGCCGGATCACAGCGCTGCTGCGCAATGAGGGCTGGCTGGTCAATGCCAAGCGGGTCGAGCGGATCTGGCGTCGTGAGGGGCTTAAGGTGCCGCAAAAGCAGCCCAAGCGTGGGAGGTTATGGTTTAACGACGGTTCCTGCGTCAGACTGAGACCGCAATATCCCGGTCACGTCTGGAGCTACGACTTCGTCATGGACCGCACACATGACGGAAAGGCGTTCCGCATGCTGACCGTCATCGACGAGCACAGCCGTCAATGCCTGGCGATCCATGTCCAGCGCAAGCTGAAGAGCGATGATGTGCTGGCGGTGCTCACCGAGCTGTTCCAACGGCACGGCCCGCCCGATCACATCCGCTCTGACAATGGGGCTGAGTTTACCGCACACGCCGTACGCGACTGGCTGGGTCGGATCGGCGTGAAGACGCTTTACATCGAGCCGGGATCACCATGGGAGAACGGATACAACGAGAGCTTCAACGGTAAGCTCAGGGACGAGCTGCTCAACGGTGAGATCTTCTACACATTGAAGGAAGCGGTCATCCTGATCGAACGCTGGCGCATCCACTACAACACCATCCGGCCACACTCATCGCTCGGATACCAGCCACCCGCACCACAAACGATCTTGCCTCGCCCTGCTAGACTGCCTTACGCTACGCTCCAGGCCGCCCAGCAGGGCGACCACAACCGCCGGAACTCTAACATAACCGGTGGACCACCTTAA
- the tnpA gene encoding IS66-like element accessory protein TnpA translates to MTGRIEVIARVSGRRFWTVEQKLTMLRDAFGPGGSVRSAMERHEVTSGLLYTWRRKAMSGLLLDPPLKTLPHPAAEPGPSFAEVRIADAVAIPPPAQTPSLLPSVLEVPGRIGIELPGGVRLSVDASVDAEALSRVLAVLGR, encoded by the coding sequence ATGACTGGTCGTATCGAGGTGATCGCCCGTGTGTCGGGGCGGCGGTTCTGGACCGTCGAGCAGAAGCTGACGATGCTGCGCGATGCCTTCGGTCCGGGTGGATCGGTGCGCTCGGCGATGGAGCGCCACGAGGTGACGAGCGGGCTCCTCTACACTTGGCGCCGCAAGGCGATGTCTGGCCTGCTGCTCGATCCGCCACTGAAGACGTTGCCACATCCTGCAGCAGAGCCCGGCCCTTCCTTCGCCGAGGTGCGCATCGCGGATGCGGTCGCGATCCCGCCGCCAGCGCAGACGCCCTCCCTGTTACCGTCGGTCCTGGAGGTTCCCGGTCGGATCGGGATCGAGCTACCGGGCGGTGTCAGGTTGAGTGTCGATGCGTCGGTCGATGCCGAGGCGCTCAGTCGCGTGCTCGCGGTGCTTGGGCGGTGA
- a CDS encoding copper resistance system multicopper oxidase has translation MSELLVSRRRLLGAGALGAGALALPAWARGADLHGNESIRPGFDEVSGRDIALTIGEGPRVVQGRRGHAIAVNGSVPGPLVRLKEGQPVRLAVTNTLDEDSSIHWHGLLLPFQFDGVPGVSFPGIKPGETFVYDIPALRQSGTYWWHSHSGLQEQAGHYGPIVVEPAATDPVQADRDYVLLLSEFTPLHPHTIMDKLKKGEGYFNYQQNTWTDDYPLSGEDRRMWARMRMMATDILDVTGSTYTYLANGRGPEEGLEYLFNPGERVRLRIINGSAMTFFNVRIPGVKFWVVGADGQNVRPVEVEEFQIGTAETYDIVVEPTGEARTIIAESMDRSGMAVATLASRPGARASVPPLRDPPLLTMADMGMNHGSGGMDHGGGDMAGMDHSAMSHDMPSQGAAAEPMGGMDMSGMNMRDTSKLPSDVRIGPGIDMVSMNPVDRMGDPGLGLDNVPHKVLNYRDLVALESNDDLRRPSRQMEIHLTGNMERYMWSFDGKKFTAVSDDPIRFAYNERVRVKLVNDTMMAHPIHLHGHFFELVNGAPADRQPQKHTVIVQPGGSATFDLTADEEGDWAFHCHLLYHMHSGMFQIVTVAPRGNQPDVKRVGED, from the coding sequence ATGTCCGAATTGCTGGTTTCACGTCGACGACTGTTAGGGGCTGGAGCGCTGGGCGCAGGTGCATTGGCCCTGCCTGCCTGGGCCCGCGGTGCCGATCTGCACGGTAATGAATCTATCCGCCCCGGTTTCGACGAGGTGTCGGGCCGCGACATCGCTCTGACAATCGGCGAAGGGCCTCGCGTCGTGCAGGGGCGTCGCGGACACGCGATCGCCGTCAACGGCAGCGTGCCGGGTCCGCTGGTTCGCCTCAAGGAAGGTCAGCCGGTTCGGCTCGCGGTCACGAACACGCTCGATGAAGACAGCTCGATCCACTGGCACGGCCTGCTGCTGCCTTTCCAGTTCGACGGCGTTCCCGGCGTCAGCTTCCCGGGGATCAAGCCGGGTGAGACATTCGTTTATGACATTCCCGCGCTGCGACAGAGCGGCACCTACTGGTGGCACAGTCACTCGGGGCTGCAGGAGCAGGCGGGGCACTACGGCCCGATCGTGGTCGAACCCGCCGCAACCGATCCGGTCCAGGCCGACCGCGATTACGTCCTGTTGCTGAGCGAATTCACCCCTCTCCATCCACATACCATCATGGACAAGCTCAAGAAGGGCGAAGGCTACTTCAATTACCAGCAGAATACCTGGACCGACGACTATCCCCTGTCGGGCGAGGACCGCAGGATGTGGGCGCGTATGCGCATGATGGCGACCGACATTCTGGACGTAACGGGTTCGACCTACACCTATCTCGCCAACGGGCGGGGACCGGAAGAAGGGTTGGAGTATCTCTTCAACCCCGGCGAACGGGTGCGGCTGCGCATAATCAACGGCAGCGCCATGACGTTCTTCAATGTTCGTATTCCCGGGGTTAAGTTCTGGGTGGTCGGCGCCGATGGCCAGAACGTGCGCCCGGTCGAAGTTGAAGAATTCCAGATAGGCACGGCAGAGACTTACGACATCGTTGTCGAGCCGACTGGCGAAGCCCGGACGATCATCGCCGAGAGCATGGACCGGTCAGGCATGGCTGTGGCCACTTTGGCATCCCGCCCCGGTGCGCGCGCAAGCGTACCGCCCCTGCGCGACCCGCCGCTGCTGACGATGGCGGACATGGGCATGAACCACGGGTCGGGCGGAATGGATCATGGCGGTGGTGACATGGCCGGGATGGACCATTCGGCCATGAGCCATGACATGCCATCGCAAGGAGCCGCTGCCGAGCCGATGGGCGGGATGGATATGAGCGGCATGAACATGCGTGATACGTCCAAGCTGCCTTCCGACGTAAGGATCGGCCCCGGTATCGACATGGTGTCGATGAACCCTGTCGATCGCATGGGCGATCCGGGTCTTGGCTTGGACAACGTACCCCACAAGGTCCTCAATTACAGGGATCTCGTTGCGCTCGAATCTAATGACGATTTGCGCCGCCCATCGCGTCAGATGGAAATCCATCTGACGGGCAACATGGAGCGCTACATGTGGTCGTTCGATGGCAAGAAGTTCACCGCCGTGAGCGACGATCCCATCCGCTTCGCCTACAATGAGCGTGTCCGGGTGAAGCTGGTCAATGACACGATGATGGCGCACCCGATCCATTTGCACGGGCACTTCTTCGAACTGGTCAACGGTGCACCTGCCGATCGCCAGCCGCAAAAGCATACCGTTATCGTGCAGCCCGGTGGCAGCGCTACCTTCGACCTTACCGCCGACGAAGAGGGCGACTGGGCCTTCCACTGCCACCTGCTCTATCACATGCACTCTGGCATGTTTCAGATCGTGACCGTCGCGCCGCGGGGCAACCAGCCCGATGTGAAGCGGGTGGGAGAAGACTGA
- a CDS encoding YybH family protein: MSCGLQTTLTGDVQDALEQDAHATLVAYRDALVARDEAAMRALFADDSMVFENGKAEGSFAQYMEHHLGPELGEITEFTFTNPTVNVRMVGHVALGHETYRYRIALKDGRVIERDGVATSVLTHGHSAWKIVQYHSSSRAPRPN; the protein is encoded by the coding sequence CTGAGCTGCGGTCTTCAGACCACGCTTACCGGCGATGTCCAGGACGCGCTCGAGCAAGATGCGCATGCAACGCTCGTCGCCTACCGAGACGCCTTGGTCGCGCGAGACGAGGCCGCCATGAGAGCGCTGTTCGCAGACGATTCCATGGTGTTTGAGAACGGCAAAGCTGAAGGCTCCTTTGCGCAGTACATGGAGCATCATCTCGGCCCCGAACTGGGCGAGATCACCGAGTTCACTTTCACAAATCCGACGGTGAATGTCCGGATGGTCGGCCATGTAGCGTTAGGCCATGAAACCTATCGATACCGGATTGCGCTTAAGGACGGCCGCGTGATCGAGCGAGACGGGGTCGCCACGTCCGTCCTGACTCACGGGCACAGCGCATGGAAAATCGTCCAGTATCACTCCTCGTCCCGCGCCCCGCGTCCGAACTGA
- a CDS encoding RNA polymerase sigma factor: MLALLPRLRRFAIGLSGNLSDGEDLCQITIERALTNRSRWEEGTRLDSWIYRIMRNIWIDESRKTTRSLQTFVPEEAGVGVGCDGAQEAVIELSYVDRAMQKLPQDQREAVLLVMVEGYAYKEAAEIVGCPVGTLNSRLVRGRDALMAMLGEAS, from the coding sequence TTGCTGGCCCTGCTGCCCCGATTGCGTCGTTTCGCAATCGGGCTGTCCGGCAATCTGTCCGACGGTGAAGATCTCTGCCAGATTACCATCGAGCGCGCGCTGACCAACCGGTCCCGCTGGGAAGAAGGCACGCGGCTCGACAGCTGGATATATCGGATCATGCGCAATATCTGGATCGACGAGAGCCGCAAGACGACGCGCAGCCTGCAGACCTTTGTGCCCGAAGAGGCCGGTGTGGGTGTCGGTTGCGACGGCGCGCAGGAAGCCGTGATCGAACTGTCCTACGTGGATCGCGCCATGCAGAAGCTGCCGCAAGACCAGCGGGAGGCCGTGCTGCTCGTGATGGTCGAAGGCTATGCCTACAAGGAGGCAGCTGAGATCGTCGGCTGCCCGGTCGGTACGCTCAATTCCCGCCTCGTGCGCGGCCGCGACGCGTTGATGGCAATGCTCGGAGAAGCATCGTGA
- a CDS encoding DUF411 domain-containing protein — MYRDPSCGCCEAWAAHMRHGEKHEVETVDHPDMASVKTEHGVPDDLRSCHTMIADGYVIEGHVPSADVERLLAERPEWVQGLAVAGMPLGSPGMEAGGRTQPYQVIAFGNGRREIFASYP, encoded by the coding sequence ATGTACCGCGATCCCAGTTGCGGATGCTGCGAAGCCTGGGCAGCGCATATGCGCCACGGTGAAAAGCACGAGGTCGAGACGGTCGATCACCCCGACATGGCGTCGGTAAAGACTGAGCACGGCGTGCCAGATGACTTGCGTTCGTGCCATACGATGATCGCGGACGGCTATGTGATAGAAGGACATGTGCCTTCAGCTGACGTCGAGCGCCTGCTCGCTGAAAGGCCCGAATGGGTCCAGGGTCTGGCGGTCGCAGGTATGCCGCTCGGCTCGCCAGGTATGGAAGCCGGGGGACGGACCCAGCCCTATCAGGTCATCGCTTTCGGCAATGGCCGCCGTGAGATTTTCGCGTCCTATCCCTGA
- the tnpC gene encoding IS66 family transposase — protein MSDEAASTPDRDALIASLEAQIDARDHVIAMLRAQLDRLRRMAFGTSSEKLAREIAQMELALEEHEAEAAVADARAPDIVIKPERPTPVRSLPPHLPRDEVVHEPATGACACPSCGGELRRLGADADEQLDVVPVSWRVVRHVRPKYSCRACEKIVQAPTPPKPIARGKATFGTLAHIVVSKFDHHLPLYRQAEMMAAQGVDIDRSTLAGWTGQAAHLLDPIVKRIREEGLKATKIHADDTPVKVLEPGKGKTATGRLWAYVVDDRASGATAPPLVWYRFTANRAGVHPKRELAGFAGFLQADAYSGFSGIYAGNRVSEVACWAHFRRELFERHKQQPTALTTDLLDRVGQLYAIEAEIRGQPPDIRRSIRQERSRPLVTALRAALDDALRKLAPKSPTTKAIRYGTKRWNAFTRFLDDGRLEIDNNIAERAIRPIAIGRKNWLFAGSEAGGARAAAIYSVIETAKMNGLEPQAYIADIIGKIAADWPAARWDELMPWNWQRPIDEPIAQAA, from the coding sequence GTGTCGGATGAGGCCGCTTCCACCCCCGATCGGGACGCGCTGATCGCCAGCCTTGAAGCGCAGATCGACGCTCGCGATCACGTGATCGCGATGCTCCGCGCCCAGCTCGACCGCTTGCGCCGGATGGCCTTCGGAACGTCGTCCGAGAAGCTCGCGCGCGAGATCGCCCAGATGGAGCTGGCGCTCGAAGAGCATGAGGCCGAAGCGGCCGTCGCGGACGCGCGCGCACCCGATATCGTCATCAAGCCCGAACGGCCAACGCCGGTCCGTTCGCTGCCGCCGCACCTGCCGCGCGACGAGGTCGTCCACGAGCCCGCCACCGGTGCCTGCGCTTGTCCCTCGTGCGGCGGCGAGCTGCGCCGCCTCGGCGCCGACGCCGACGAACAGCTCGACGTCGTGCCGGTCAGCTGGCGTGTCGTGCGCCATGTCCGGCCCAAGTATAGCTGCCGCGCCTGTGAGAAGATCGTCCAGGCGCCGACGCCGCCCAAGCCGATCGCGCGCGGCAAGGCGACGTTTGGCACGCTCGCCCATATCGTCGTCTCCAAGTTCGATCACCACCTGCCGCTTTACCGCCAGGCGGAGATGATGGCCGCGCAGGGCGTCGATATCGATCGATCGACGCTCGCCGGATGGACCGGCCAGGCTGCGCATCTGCTCGACCCGATCGTCAAGCGCATCCGCGAGGAAGGCCTCAAGGCGACCAAGATCCACGCCGACGACACGCCGGTGAAGGTGCTCGAGCCCGGGAAGGGCAAGACGGCGACCGGAAGACTCTGGGCCTATGTCGTCGACGATCGCGCAAGCGGCGCCACCGCGCCGCCGCTCGTCTGGTATCGGTTCACCGCCAACCGCGCCGGCGTCCATCCCAAGCGCGAACTCGCCGGGTTCGCCGGCTTCCTCCAGGCCGACGCCTATTCCGGATTCAGCGGCATCTACGCCGGTAATCGCGTGTCGGAGGTCGCCTGCTGGGCGCACTTCCGACGCGAGCTGTTCGAGCGCCACAAGCAACAGCCCACCGCGCTTACCACCGATCTGCTCGACCGGGTCGGACAGCTCTACGCGATCGAGGCCGAGATACGCGGCCAGCCGCCCGATATCCGACGAAGCATCCGCCAGGAGCGGTCGCGACCGCTGGTGACGGCGCTTCGCGCCGCGCTCGACGACGCGCTCAGGAAGCTCGCGCCCAAGTCGCCAACGACCAAGGCCATCCGCTATGGCACCAAGCGATGGAACGCGTTCACTCGCTTCCTCGATGACGGTCGCCTCGAGATCGACAACAACATCGCCGAACGCGCGATCCGCCCCATCGCGATCGGCAGGAAGAACTGGCTGTTCGCCGGCTCGGAGGCGGGGGGCGCCCGCGCCGCCGCGATCTACTCCGTCATCGAGACGGCAAAGATGAACGGCCTCGAACCGCAGGCCTACATTGCCGACATCATCGGCAAGATCGCCGCCGATTGGCCCGCCGCGCGCTGGGACGAACTGATGCCGTGGAATTGGCAACGACCGATCGATGAACCCATCGCTCAGGCAGCCTGA
- a CDS encoding metal-sensitive transcriptional regulator: MSATDGSRIVNRLRRIEGQVRGVAQMIENDRYCIDVLNQVQAIKAALGRAESEILKRHAACCVADAIASGDADEQKQKFSELVDLFEKAKR, from the coding sequence GTGTCAGCAACCGATGGTTCCCGCATCGTCAATCGTCTTCGCAGGATCGAAGGACAGGTGCGCGGCGTCGCGCAGATGATCGAGAACGATCGCTACTGTATCGACGTCCTTAATCAGGTGCAGGCAATAAAGGCCGCACTGGGTCGGGCCGAGAGCGAGATACTCAAGCGCCATGCTGCGTGCTGTGTGGCTGACGCGATTGCCAGCGGTGACGCTGACGAGCAGAAACAGAAGTTCAGCGAGCTGGTCGACCTGTTCGAGAAGGCAAAGCGGTGA
- a CDS encoding anti-sigma factor family protein: MTITPEDIAAFADGELSGEREAQVAAAIEADPELAQQVERHKSLKSMLAGHYSPVLDQAVPDRLAAMLAQPQPAQVVDFAAAREQRESRRRQPHWGWIAGSALAASLALAVILPGSGGEVPAYADTQLAGVLDDRLVADQSPGDETRVLLSFRSEEGRYCRAFSGSAGGGLACRDEAGWKLEALGEGSEGASSDYRMAGVGEAEILALAQEMAAGPALDAQEEQAAREQGWR; the protein is encoded by the coding sequence GTGACAATTACCCCTGAAGACATCGCCGCGTTCGCGGATGGTGAATTATCAGGCGAACGCGAGGCGCAGGTCGCCGCTGCGATTGAGGCCGATCCCGAACTGGCGCAGCAGGTGGAACGGCACAAATCGCTTAAAAGCATGCTGGCCGGCCATTATTCGCCTGTCCTCGACCAGGCTGTGCCCGACCGGCTCGCCGCCATGTTGGCCCAGCCGCAACCGGCCCAGGTGGTCGATTTCGCTGCGGCCCGCGAGCAGCGCGAGAGCAGGCGGCGCCAGCCCCACTGGGGCTGGATCGCCGGATCAGCTCTGGCCGCATCACTGGCGCTTGCCGTGATCCTGCCAGGCTCGGGCGGCGAAGTACCGGCCTATGCCGATACGCAGCTTGCCGGGGTACTCGACGACCGGCTCGTCGCCGACCAGTCGCCGGGAGACGAGACCCGCGTGCTTCTGTCGTTCCGCAGCGAGGAAGGCCGCTATTGCCGCGCGTTCAGCGGCAGCGCGGGCGGCGGTCTTGCCTGCCGCGACGAGGCCGGCTGGAAGCTCGAGGCACTTGGCGAAGGTAGCGAAGGCGCCTCGAGCGATTACCGCATGGCCGGCGTAGGCGAAGCCGAGATCCTCGCCCTAGCCCAGGAGATGGCAGCGGGTCCGGCGCTCGATGCACAGGAAGAGCAGGCCGCGCGCGAGCAGGGCTGGCGCTGA